One Paenibacillus sp. SYP-B4298 genomic window, CAAAACCTCGCTCCCCGGAGCAATGCTGGTGCCCTCCAGCAGCTCCATGCCACCCGGCCCGGCATACGTAAAGCGCTGCAACTCATCCGAATAATTGAAGTAATAACGAATCGTTCGCCCTGCTTCATTGACCCCAGACTTGACAATCAGCGGATAAGCGAGCTGCTGATCCACGCCCCATAGCCCCGCCAGCTTGACCTCCTGCTCCAGCAGATGCCGCATGACGGCTGCGCTGACCAGACAGCCGATGTAAGTGGCTTGACCTTGCCCGTAGCGGTTGCGCGTAATCGCCGCATAAGCGCCCCAATGCGGATGGTCATAACGAGCCACGATCTCAGCCGTCGTCGCGGTCAGCAGCTCCATCCATGCCTCCACCTGATTATCTGCTTCCTCGACGCCGAACGGATTATCCAGCAAACCGACCTGCTTGGGCTCTACAAATTGATTATATACGACACCGCAAGCGTCATGAATGATGCCCGGCTGCTGCGCCGGACGCACCTGAAGATGCTCGTTGGTGAAGCCGCTCTTGAACGTATAGACGATGTGTCCGCCCTGCTCGACGTACCGGTTCAGACGCTCCAGCAGCTCGTCGCTAGCCGTATAGAGAGCAGGAACGATTAACAGCCGATACCTCTCCAATTGCTCGCTGCCTGGGTAGACGAAGTCGCACCCGATATTCATCCGGTATAGCTGGTCGTACATCCGGCGTACAATATCATTATATTTGTACTTACTGTCCATGCCTGGCGGCGACAGCGGGAACCATTCCAGCGAAGTGAGCGCCTCATTGCTGACCAGGATAGCGACCTGGTTCTGCTTCCTGAGATTCACCAGCTTGGACGATAGTCTGGCAAAATCCCGGCCGACTGTCCCTGCCTCTTCATACGTCGGATTGGATGCCAGGTCATGACTGAGCAGTCCCTTCCAATAGGTCTCAAACGAGTTGTGAATGGAATGCCAGTGCCAGTAGGCGACCATATTCGCCCCGGAGGCGAGGTGGCTGAAGGCAAGCTGGCGAAGCTGACCTGGATAGGGCGTCCAATGAGGGAACGCCTGCGCCTGTGTCTCCAGTACCAGATAATTGCTCTGCTTCAGACTGCGCACCACATCTCCACCGAAGGAAATCTCGGTGCCCGTCAGTTCGCTCTGCGAGGGGTGGTAGATGTCCACACCAGCAATATCGAATGGACGCGAAGCTTCGAAATGGTTCACATCGGGCTGGATGCCATAGGAGTATCCCCGCCACTCGAAGTCGAAGTTCTGCGTAACAAATTGATCCGGTCGCTTGTATTCGTTCACCAGCGATACCTGCCAGGCGAGAAATTCATTCACCAGCTCCCGTTGAAAGCGAGCAAATGCCGCCCCCAAGCTGCCGTTAATTGTACCGACGACCGAAGGGAAATCCTCCCAGCTATTAATCCGGTTGCTCCAATAGCTCAGACCGTAGGCGGCATTCATTGCCTCGACTGTGCCGAATTGTGATTTCATATACTTGATGAAGCGCTGCTGCACATTGGGGCCTGCCGTATGGTAATGCTTGGTCTCATTATCCGTCTGGTAGCCGATGACAGCAGGATGATCCTTCACCCTGCTGATCAGCTTGCGGATGATGCGCTCCGCATAGAACAGATAAGCCGGACTTGTAATATCCATAATCTGTCTTGCTCCATATCGACCGGGGCCCTTGGGGGTCTCGGCCAGTACCTCCGGGTGCTCCTTCACGAGCCAGGTCGGCACCGCATAGGTTGGCGTGCCAACAATGACGGCAATGCCCGCTTGATGCATCGCATCCAGCACCCGGTCGACAGAGGTGAAATCAAACACGCCGTTGTGCGGCTCATGCGTGCTCCAGGTCGATTCGGCAATCCGCACGACATTGATGCCTGCCGCTTTCATCATCTCAATATCTTTGTCCAGCCTGTCATAAGGCATATATTCGTCATAGTAGGCGACACCGTAATATAATTTCTCCACTATTGCTTGCTCCCTTCAATTGCAGGCGTCAGGCTGCTTGCTTAACCCTTTACCGCCCCTTCTGTGATGCCTTCCATAATGAAGCGCTGGAAGAAGGCATAGATCAACACGACAGGAACCGCCGTGAGCACCAGCGCCGCCAGAATAAGCGGCCACTCCTTGTTGTATTCGCCGAACAGCATGTTGGTCGACAGAATGAGCGTATATTTATTGACATCTGTCAGCATGAGCAATGGAAGCAGGAAGTCATTCCATATCCATAGGAAATCGAGTATCGCAATCGTTACCGTAATCGGCATCAGCAGCGGCAGGATGATCTTGAAGAAGGTCTGGAACTCTCCGCAACCATCCATATGCGCCGACTCCTCCAGCTCTCTAGGAATCGACTTGACGAACCCGTGGTAGAGGAATATCGCCATATTGACGCCCAGACCGATATAGATTAATGCAAGGCCATAGGTGCTGCCCTGAACGGACAGAGATTTCGCCACGCGCGACAGCGAGATCATAATGGAATGAAACGGCACGAGCATCGAGGCAATGAACAGGAAGAATATAAATCCCGACAGCTTGCCCGGCGTCCGTGACAGCTTATAGCCCGCCATCGAGGCGAATAGCAGTATGCCCCCTATGCCCAGTGCGGAGACGATAACAGAGTTTCTTGCGCTATTGAGCAGCCGTATCTTTTCGAAGGCCTCTACATAATTGTCAAAGTTAATCTGCGTAGGCAGCGACAAGATTGAACTGAATATTTCGCCTTGTGTCTTAAAGGAATTCACAATCGCCATGTAGATGGGAAAAAAGGATAGCGCCGCTCCGACAGCGAGCACCACCAATATAATAGTACTGGAAAGCTTGCGTGTCATTAGGCCTCCACCTCTTTTCTTTTCATCACCTGAATCTGAATCAGGGTCAGCACCAAAATAATGATGAACAGAATGACCGATTTGGCGCTTGCATACCCATACCGGAAGTTGTTAGAGAAGGCTTCCTCATAAATATTCATCGTAATAACCTGGGTGCTGCGACCTGGTCCGCCTCCCGTCAGTCCGTACACCACCTCGAACACCTTGAACGCCCCATTAAGCGTCAGGAAGAAGCAGATTGTAATGGCATGCGAGATCATCGGCAATGTAATATGGCGCAGACTCTGCCAGGCATTCGCCCCATCAATAATCGCTGCCTCCTTCAAGCTTTGCGGCACCCCTTGCAAGCCTGCCAGATAGATAATCATCATGTATCCGACTCCGTTCCAGAGCGATACGACGATGATCGAGATGAAGGAGAAGCGCGGATCGCCAATCCAGGACTGGTCAAGGAAGGTCATCATCGTCTTCTCTGCCAGTTGCGGCATCACTTGGGTGAAGATGAACGTCCACATGAACGCCGAGATAATAATACTAATCATATTGGGCATGAAGAAGATGGTGCGGAAAAATCCCTTAGACCGCTTACGCGTCTCAATCAGCAGCGCCAGCAGCAACGCCAGACCATTTTGCAGAAACACCATGACCAGTACGTATTTGAGTGTAAACCATAAGGAGTTGATGAAATCCGGATCCTCGCCCAGCGCCTCCGCGAAGTTAGCCAGGCCGATAAAGTCATAGGTGCGATTCAGCCCGTTCCAGTCGGTGAAGCTGTAGAACATGCCGCCAAGGGTCGGACCGAGCAAGAATACGGCATATATAACAAAGGCCGGCGCTACAAAGTAGAGCAAGGACAACGATTTTCGATAGCTTTTAAACATGATGTACCCCCTCGCAGCTTGTAATCAAGCAGGG contains:
- a CDS encoding carbohydrate ABC transporter permease translates to MMFKSYRKSLSLLYFVAPAFVIYAVFLLGPTLGGMFYSFTDWNGLNRTYDFIGLANFAEALGEDPDFINSLWFTLKYVLVMVFLQNGLALLLALLIETRKRSKGFFRTIFFMPNMISIIISAFMWTFIFTQVMPQLAEKTMMTFLDQSWIGDPRFSFISIIVVSLWNGVGYMMIIYLAGLQGVPQSLKEAAIIDGANAWQSLRHITLPMISHAITICFFLTLNGAFKVFEVVYGLTGGGPGRSTQVITMNIYEEAFSNNFRYGYASAKSVILFIIILVLTLIQIQVMKRKEVEA
- a CDS encoding carbohydrate ABC transporter permease, with translation MTRKLSSTIILVVLAVGAALSFFPIYMAIVNSFKTQGEIFSSILSLPTQINFDNYVEAFEKIRLLNSARNSVIVSALGIGGILLFASMAGYKLSRTPGKLSGFIFFLFIASMLVPFHSIMISLSRVAKSLSVQGSTYGLALIYIGLGVNMAIFLYHGFVKSIPRELEESAHMDGCGEFQTFFKIILPLLMPITVTIAILDFLWIWNDFLLPLLMLTDVNKYTLILSTNMLFGEYNKEWPLILAALVLTAVPVVLIYAFFQRFIMEGITEGAVKG
- a CDS encoding beta-galactosidase — its product is MEKLYYGVAYYDEYMPYDRLDKDIEMMKAAGINVVRIAESTWSTHEPHNGVFDFTSVDRVLDAMHQAGIAVIVGTPTYAVPTWLVKEHPEVLAETPKGPGRYGARQIMDITSPAYLFYAERIIRKLISRVKDHPAVIGYQTDNETKHYHTAGPNVQQRFIKYMKSQFGTVEAMNAAYGLSYWSNRINSWEDFPSVVGTINGSLGAAFARFQRELVNEFLAWQVSLVNEYKRPDQFVTQNFDFEWRGYSYGIQPDVNHFEASRPFDIAGVDIYHPSQSELTGTEISFGGDVVRSLKQSNYLVLETQAQAFPHWTPYPGQLRQLAFSHLASGANMVAYWHWHSIHNSFETYWKGLLSHDLASNPTYEEAGTVGRDFARLSSKLVNLRKQNQVAILVSNEALTSLEWFPLSPPGMDSKYKYNDIVRRMYDQLYRMNIGCDFVYPGSEQLERYRLLIVPALYTASDELLERLNRYVEQGGHIVYTFKSGFTNEHLQVRPAQQPGIIHDACGVVYNQFVEPKQVGLLDNPFGVEEADNQVEAWMELLTATTAEIVARYDHPHWGAYAAITRNRYGQGQATYIGCLVSAAVMRHLLEQEVKLAGLWGVDQQLAYPLIVKSGVNEAGRTIRYYFNYSDELQRFTYAGPGGMELLEGTSIAPGSEVLLERWGVRIIEENQQ